From the Motacilla alba alba isolate MOTALB_02 chromosome Z, Motacilla_alba_V1.0_pri, whole genome shotgun sequence genome, one window contains:
- the LOC119695719 gene encoding protein FAM240B-like, with product MSKHMNFRRHRMGGHDAEELKNFWEKVIQEQNKQQEAEESRLSRSALNKLRQEWTLRLEGRVRQVQAHMKTRQEQMAPLSIEALPSPDKTVA from the exons atgagCAAGCATATGAACTTTAGACGCCACAGGATGGGTGGTCATGATGCGGAAGAGCTGAAGAACTTCTGGGAAAAGGTCATCCAAGAGCAAAATAAGCAACAAGAAGCTGAAGAGTCTAGGCTAAGCAGAAGTGCCCTGAACAA ACTTCGCCAGGAGTGGACTCTGCGGCTGGAAGGTCGAGTAAGGCAGGTCCAGGCGCATATGAAAACACGGCAAGAACAAATGGCACCACTGTCTATTGAGGCTCTTCCCTCACCAGATAAAACCGTTGCTTAA